The DNA region GCCCGGCGACAACCGCTTCGTGACCATCGTGCTGCGCGGTGCGATGGACGGCCTCGACCTCGTGCAGCCCTATGGCGACGCGGGCTTTGCGATGTTCAGGCCGACGCTGGCGCTGACGCCGGACAACGGCCTTCTCGACCTCGACGGGTATTTCGGGCTCAATCCGGCTGCCGCCGACCTGATGCCGCTCTGGAAGAGCAGGGAGCTTGCCTTCGTGCATGCGGTCTCGACGCCCTACCGCGACCAGCGCAGCCATTTCGACGGGCAGGACATGTTAGAATCGGGCGGCGAGCATGTGGCCGAGGAGAAGACAGGCTGGCTGAACCGGGTGCTTTCGGTGATCCCGCGCTCGGATGCCCGCAAGGCGATCGACGTGAATACCTCGACGGAGCTGATCCTTTCCGGCCCGAACAATGTCGACGTCTGGGCCTCAGATTCCAATCTCGGGATAGCGAAGGACGAGATGCAGTTCCTGATGCGGCTTTATGCCGGCGATCCGGCTTTCGCCAAGGCGATGGAAGAGGCGACGCGCGCCAACAATGCGGCAATGATCGCCGAGCCGGACGGCAAGCGCGGCGAGAAGATCGCCGACGTTGCGACGCTCGCCGGCAACATGCTGAAGGGCGACTACCGGATCGCGAGCTTCTCGATTACCGGCTGGGATACGCATGTGGGCCAAGCCGGGCAGTTCAAGCGGCCGGCGCAGGATCTGGCGCAGGCGATCAATGTGCTGAAGGCGACGCTTGGTCCGGAGGTCTGGCCGAAGACCGTCGTGCTGGCTATGACGGAATTCGGCCGCACCGTGCGTCAGAACGGCTCCGGCGGCACCGACCATGGCACGGGCGGCTGCGCGGTGCTGGCGGGAGGGGCGATCAATGGCGGACGCATTCTCGGCAAATGGCCGGGGCTCGGCGACGGCAAGCTGCTCGACGACCGCGACCTAATGCCGACGGCCGACGTGCGCGAGATCGCCGCGGCGATGCTCTACCGCCAGTTC from Rhizobium sullae includes:
- a CDS encoding DUF1501 domain-containing protein, giving the protein MTRITLSRRGFLASACCLAAAPIFTPVTFAAMPGDNRFVTIVLRGAMDGLDLVQPYGDAGFAMFRPTLALTPDNGLLDLDGYFGLNPAAADLMPLWKSRELAFVHAVSTPYRDQRSHFDGQDMLESGGEHVAEEKTGWLNRVLSVIPRSDARKAIDVNTSTELILSGPNNVDVWASDSNLGIAKDEMQFLMRLYAGDPAFAKAMEEATRANNAAMIAEPDGKRGEKIADVATLAGNMLKGDYRIASFSITGWDTHVGQAGQFKRPAQDLAQAINVLKATLGPEVWPKTVVLAMTEFGRTVRQNGSGGTDHGTGGCAVLAGGAINGGRILGKWPGLGDGKLLDDRDLMPTADVREIAAAMLYRQFDVTATDLAGKIFPGLSFDKDSQFLKA